In the Sulfurovum sp. UBA12169 genome, GGGCGGACAGAAACAGATGATTGCATTGACACGTTTGATTCTTATGAAGCCTAAGGCATGGCTTTTAGATGAACCGACTGCCAATATGGATGAGCGAACGGAACGACAGATGCTCGAAGCGATAGATCGAAGATTAAGCCCTGAAAGTACGCTAGTGGTTGTGACACATAAGCCGGCATTGCTTGGATTGGTCAACCGTGTGATAGTAGTAAGGCCCCAAGGGGTCGTGATGGATGGACCAAAAGAGGTGATTTTGGCTAAATTAAATCCGACAGCTCAGGTCAAAAAACAAGGAGCGTAATGAAGCAAACAAAACATCCGTATCAAACAAGGATTGATCCTCTGTGGATTATTTTTGGCAGTTTGGGAATAGTGATTGTACCATTTTTTATCTGGGCATCTTATGCCAGGATCGATCAGATTTCTCATGCCAGAGGGCAAGTGATTGCCGCAGCCAAAACACAGGAGATCCAGTCGGCGATAGACGGAGTCGTTGAAAAGATATTTGTACGAGAAGGCGATCATGTCAAAAAAGATGATCATTTGATCGTCTTGGAAAAATCACAGGCTCAAGCGGCATACGAAGATAGCAAAGCAAAAGTTGCAGCACTTAAGGCGGCTTTGGGGAGATTGAAAGCCGAAGTCTATGAAAAACCGCTTGTTTTTGATGACTCACTTAAAGAATATCCCGAATTTGTGGAAAACCAAAAAGCACTATTCCAAAGACGTCAGCGTGCACTCAATGATGATATCACTGCGCTCAATGAATCGTTGGCTTTGGCAAAAGAAGAACTAAGCCTGAACCTCCCTCTGCTCAAAAGCGGAGATATCGGAGCTACCGAGATTATCAGGCTTAAGCGGCAGATAGCAGATCTTAAAGGTAAAATTTCAAATACAAGAAATAAGTATTTTCAAGATTCACAGGCAGAGATGACGAAAGCCGAAGAGGAGCTCTCAACCAAGAAGCAAGAGCTGGTGAATAGAACGATTACACTGGAGCGCACAACGATCTCTTCACCGATGAATGCGGTCGTTAAAAATATTCTTGTTACCACACAGGGCGCGAGAGTCCGTCCCGGAGATGTTATCATGGAGCTTGTACCATCGGGTGACGAACTGATCATTGAAGCGAAGATCAGCCCTTCGGATATCTCGTTTGTTAAAAGAGATCAGCCCGCAGCGGTGAAGCTCGATGCGTATGATTATAGTATTTACGGCATTTTCCACGGAACCGTCAAATACATCAGTCCCGATGCACTCGTAGAGCAGAGCCAGGAGGGTGAAAAATATTACTTTAGGGTTTTGATAACAATGAAGCAAATCGAACTTTTGGCAAAGAACGACAGAACAATCGAATTGACACCCGGGATGACTGCGCAGGTTGATATTATAACGGGAAATAGAAGCGTTTTAACCTATCTTTCTAAACCGATTATTAAAACATTTTCTGAGGCATTGCATGAACGATAATTATGTTCATTGAAAGGAAAAAAGAAACAAATATTTATGGATTGATTAGGATATGAAACAACGCTTTTGGCGTATGATACGCGTGTTTGTTTAACATGACTTATAAAGAAAATAGATTTAGTTTTGGGGCCGACATCAAGTATGATCTAAAAGATGAAAAGCGTCAGGTAAATGCGATAGAAGTTTTGATACTCAGGCCAATCAAGGAAATGGGTGTGGAGATCGTTTGTGGATTATCAAAATCTGCTACATAAAAAAGGACCGTATGATGCACAATTCTGCATTGTTAAATTTGAAACAGTCTACGATTTTTAAACGAATATTTCTCAAGAGATTTTCCTTTTTATTTTCGTTTGTCCTGTCTTGCATTTATTTACTTTCAATTAACTTCGCTAAAGTATACTTTAGACATCAATACACCCGAATAGACAGGAGAAAAACGTGAGTTATATTATCAATGATATCAAATCTGAAATATCCAAAGTTTTGGTTGGGCAGGAGAAGATGATCGAAGGATTGCTTGCGGGTTTGTTATGTCGCGGCCATATTTTGCTGGAGGGAGTTCCGGGATTAGCCAAGACGACAGCAGTCAATGCTTTGGCAAAGAGCCTGGGACTCAATTTTAAACGTATTCAGTTTACCCCCGACCTTCTTCCTTCTGATATTATAGGAACAGAGATCTATGATCCTACCAGCAACTCGTTTAAGATCAAAAAAGGACCGGTTTTTACCAATCTGCTGCTTGCCGATGAGATTAACCGTGCCCCTGCAAAGGTTCAGTCAGCATTGCTGGAGGTGATGCAGGAGCGTCAGGTAACGATAGGAGATGAAAGTTTCAAGATCGATCCTCCTTTTTTAGTTATGGCGACCCAGAATCCGGTCGAACAAGAAGGAGCCTACGAACTGCCTGAAGCACAGCTTGATCGGTTTATGATGAAAGTGGTTGTGGGATATAATACTAAAGAAGAAGAGCTTGAAATCGCGCGCCGTGTAGCCAACAATAGCTTTGAAAGCATAGCACAAGTGGCAACAGTTGAAGATTTAAATCGTATTGCAGATGAAGTGATGCAGGTGCATCTTGATCCTGAGATAGAAGCTTATATCGTTGAACTGGTTACAGCTACACGCGATCCAAAAGCCTATGGACTTGAAGAGATTGCTCCCTATATAGAGTTTGGCGCCAGCCCCAGGGCGAGTATTGATATGTATAAAGCTTCGCGGGCAATTGCTTATCTTAAAGGAAAAGACTATGTTTCTCCTATAGAGATAGCTTATATTGCCAAAGAGATATTGCGTCATCGTGTGATTCTCTCTTATGAAGCACAGGCAGAAGATGTTACGCAAGATCAGATCATAGAGAAGATATTGGCCGCAGTACCGATACCTTAGAAATTAATAATTAAGTGTTGGTTTGTATGCGTCGGAGTGTTTGTATCAGCGTAAGAGGGACATGGTTTGAATAAAACAGCAAAAAAGATAATCCTCAAAACTAAAAAACAAGTTTATGGAGAGATGCTTGGCAATAATGCTTCTCTTTTTCAGGGTGAGGGATTTGAATTTTCAGAACTTCGCGAGTATGTGTATGGAGATGATGTACGCAAAATAGACTGGAAAACCACTGCTAAGCTCGGTAAACCCTATGTTAAGGTTTACAAAGAAGAGAGAGAGCTCAATGTCGTGGTGGTTTCGATGCTCGGCGGATCTGTTTATTTTGGGACCGTTAGACAAAAATCTGATGTGATAGCAGAAGTGGTTGCCATACTTGGATTTTCTGCCGTAAAAAATAGTGATCTCTTTTCTCATTTTGTGTTCGCAGATGATTTATATAGTGTCGGCAAACCAAGTAAAAAACATTTTGCTATCCATCAGGCAGTAGAAGAAGTTGTCCGTTTTGAGCCATTAGGCAAAGAAGCCAATTATGCTGCCTTGGTCGAGATGCTGGTTAAGCGGATAAAAAAGAAAGCCCTTCTTTTTATCCTATCGGATTTTGTAGGAGATATAGATCTTAAATTTCTTAGCAAAAAACATGATCTGTTTGCCGTGATTGTGCGTGATAGGTTTGAAGAAAATCCTGACCAATTAGGCTATTTGAGACTCATAGATATGGAAAATCAAAAAAGTTTTGAAGGAGATATAGATGTACAGACACTTAAGCACTATAAAAAAGCACTTCATGAGAATGATGAAAAGCTCTACAGGCAGTTCAAAAAGCGAGGGATCCGGTTTACTAAAATCTATACCGATGAAGAGCCGTTATTGAAGCTCATGAGACAGATGAGGAGGGCATAGGAATGAGAAAGGGGAGATCAGGAATCAGGAGTGCCGGTATCCTTTTCTTTGAAAAGCGTTTATTGCACAGAGGTACTGCAACGCAGTGCACTCTAAAGCCCTTTACCCTTTACGCTTCGCTTCTCATTGTTTTGATGACTGCAGCGCAGGCAGAAGAACAGAATTTAACGGCGCAACTTCGCGATATCAAACCGCTTTTGGAGATACCTGACAGCAGTTTTTATTTTTATTGGGGTCTGCTCGGTTTTGGTCTGCTGTTGGTCGGGGGGATTCTTTTTTTTGCGATTAAAAAGATTTTGGAGAACCGAAAGGTCAATCTTGCCAAAAAGTATCTTGCAGCCCTTAAAGCGATCGATTGGAACGATTCCAAAAAATCAGCCTATCAGGCAACGCAGTATGCAAGGCTTTTAGCGACAGATGCACGCAAAAAAGAGTTGTTTTTTCAGCTTGAAACGATGCTGGAAAAATATAAATACAAAAAAGAAGTAGAGGCGCTAGATGATGAGACGCGTAATCAATTCAATCTTTTTGTGCAGGTAGCCGATGAATCAATTTAGTTTTGAGTATCCGTTTTTACTTTTGGCTATTTTATTTTTTGTCATCTGTGCCCGATGGTGCAAACAAAGATCGCGTGCGATTTTTTTCCCTCATGTCGAACGATTGATCGTGCAAAACTCCCCTAAAAACTCTTTGCTTGAATGGCTCAAGTGGATAGGTATCGTTTCAGCAGTGGTCGCTTTTGCTTCACCTGTCATCACCAAAAGCTATACGAGCAGCAAAAAAGAGGGGCGCGATATCGTATTGATTCTTGATGCGAGTGATTCGATGCGTCAAGGCGGATTTGATGCAAGCGATCCTTGGAAAAATAAATTTGATGTTACCAAAGAGGTGGTCAGTGCATTTGTGGCAAAACGAATAAATGACCGCATAGGGATGGTGACATTCGCAGATGTTGCATTTATCTCTTCTCCTTTGACTTTTGAAAAAGATTTTTTGCAAAATATCATCCAAATGCAGCAGCTTGGTATGGCGGGTAAGCGCACAGCGATCAATGATGCAATTGTGCAAAGCTACAGCATACTCTCTCGAAGTAAAGCCAAATCCAAAATTGCTATTTTGCTAACCGACGGCATAGAAAATATAAGTAAAGTATCTTTTGAAGAGCTTTTAAAAATGATACAGAAACATGATATTAAACTCTACACCATCGGCATAGGCGGTCAACATGATTACGACAGGCGTTATTTGCACGCTTTGGCTAACGCGGGCAAAGGTCAGGCTTATGGTGCGGGCAATGCAGCCATGCTCTCAAAGATCTACGAAGAGATAGACAAACTTGAAGTAACCAAAATGGATAACAAAAAGACAGCAGAATATACATATCTTTATGTTTACCCTCTTTTTTTGGGGATTTTGAGTTTGCTGTTCTTTATCTATTTTAGAAATGCCAAAGGAGTATAGATGAGTTTTGTCTATCCCTATCTGTTTTGGGTACTGGTTGTTCCTTTTGCTCTTTTTGCTGTATTGATCTTGACGAACAAAGAGAGGCTCTCTCGTGTTTTTGACGAGAAGGTGCTCGAAAGACTTAGTGCAACAAAAGGAAGTGTTCCTCTTGCGGTGCGTCATATGTTGATGTTTGTTGCACTATTTTTTATGATAGTAGCGATGGCAAGACCCGTGATAGAAAAAGGAGATAAGCTTGTATCGGTGGAAGGTTTGCACTTGCTCGTAGGGCTTGATATTTCAGGCTCCATGCGAAGCCAAGACCAATACCCCAATCGCTTAGAGTTTGCCAAGAAAAAAATAGAATCGCTTTTTGATGCCATGCCAAGTGATGAGATAGGCGTGTTAGCCTTTGCGCACTCTTCTTTTATGGTGGCGCCGTTTACTGCTGATAAAGAAACGCTCAAAGAGATGATAAAAGGGGTTGATGAAAATTATATCAATATGAGTTCGACTGATTTTGAAAGTCTAGCGGCGCTGTCTGTGCAACTTTTGGAGCATAAATCTCCTAAGATTTTGATCGTGTTTACTGATGGCGGAGACAAGGAGGCTCTTGGAGAATTTGCAGAGATTCTTAAGTCAAATGATGTCGATCTCTATGCAGTGCTTTTGGGCACTGCAAAAGGGGCACCTGTCATCGATGAAAAAGGTAAACCGTTAACACAACAAGACGGTTCAATCGCTATTACACAGAGAAATGATGCACTTTTGGAAGTTGCCAAAAACAGCGAAGGCATGGGCGTGATAGCGAGCAACTCAAAAGAAGACATAGAAAAACTTGTTACTAAGATACGAAGTAAATATAAAAATCAACAACAAGGTGAAGTAAAAATCAAAGAGCGTTCAGAATTGTTTTATTATCCCTTGGGGCTTGGTTTACTGCTGCTGCTGATTGCATTAAGTTCGATACCCGGAAAAACAGCAAACAGCAAACCGCCGGAAACGGGCAACGGAGGCAAAAAATGAAAAAAATAATAAAAGTATTTTCTGTTTTAAATATAGGATGTTTTGTATTTTTGAGTGCAGGTTTGACAGATTTTAAAACTATTCAAGAGGCAAAAGAAGCGTATGAAGCAAAAGAGTACGGCAAAAGCGCAGCTTTGCTCAATAATTTGGATGCCAAATCACCTCAAAAAACGTATAATATAGGCAACGCTTACTATAAAGCAAAGAAATATGACGAGGCGATAAAAGCATATGAGCAAGCGCAAGGCATAGACGAAGCTGTAAGGCTGCACAATATAGGCAACAGCTATTTTCAAAAAAATGATCCGGACAAAGCGATAGACTTCTACGAGAAAGCTTTAAAAATAAAAGAGGATCAAGATACCCGCTTTAATTTGGAGCTGGTGAAAGAAAAAAAGAAACAGCAAGAAAATGAGAAATCCCGGCAAAACGATCAAAAAAATAAAGACAAGCAAGAACAAGAAAAAAACGAACCAAACAAGGATCAAAACCATCAAGAGCAAAACTTAGACAAAAACAAACAAAACGATCAGCAAAAGCAAGACCGCCAAAATAAAAATCAAGAGCAAAATAATCAGCAAAAGCAAGATAAAGACTCACAAGATAAAAACCAAAAAAAAGAAGAGACATCCGAGAAAGAGCAAGCACACCAAGAGAACAATAAAAAAGAAGAGACCTCTTCTGAGCAAACCAAAACTTCGGCACCTTTGAGTCAAGAAGAGAAGCTTAAGGCCGAAGAACTCAAAAGATTGCTTAAAAAAACAGGAGACCAAAAGATGCCCACCTTGATGTACCGGATGGATAATCAAAAAAAACAAAGGAGTGAAGATGCAAAACCTTGGTAAACTCATTTTACTTAGTATCGCTATAGTTCAGTTTGCATGGAGCGCAAGTGTTGAAGCGACAGTTTCGAACTCCCAGGTAGTCCAAGGCAACCCCGTTCAGCTGAAAATAACTGCGACAGGAGATCAGACCGTGTTTCCTGATATCCAAAAGATAGGGGATGCGCGTATTTTGGGACAATCAAGATCTAGCAGTACTTCAATTACATCGGTCAACGGAAAAAGCAGCCGACAAAATCGTACTACACTGCTGTTGAGCTTTATTCCAGAGCAAAATATGACCATCCCTTCTTATGCTGTTGTGGTAGACGGTACAACCCATCAGACAAAACCCATCAAGATCGCAGTAGTGCAGTCAACTGCCCCAAAAATGCAAAATAATGCAAAATTTTCGCTCCAAATCCATGCCGAGAAAAGCGAAGTAACTGTGGGTGAATCTTTTGTGGCAACGGTTTATTTTTTATTTGCAGACGGATTGAGATTGGTTGACAATCCAAGATATGAAAAGCCGGCTTTTGAAGGTTTTTTTGTCAAAGAGATACAGGAGCCAAAAACGTATAGAAAAGACAATCAAAACGTACAAGAGATTCGTTACATATTGACTGCAAAACAGGAAGGCAATTACACGATAGGCCCGGCCAGGGTAGACATTCCGGAGCAAGACAGCAACACAAAAGATCCTTTTGGGATATTCATGAATGCAGAATGGACAAAAGTGACGTCAAATATGATCCCCATCAAAGTGATGGCCGCCCCACAATCAAGCGACTTGATAGGGGCATTCACATTGCAAAGCAGTGCAGATACGCACGAAGTAAAGGCCAATAAACCTGTTAATCTTACGATAAAAATAGAAGGTGAAGGAAGCCTTGAGACCTTTGAAATGCCACCTTATGATATTGATGATGTTACCGTATACAGTAATGACGCAAACGTGCAGACCGATGTGGCAAACCATAGTATCAAGAGTAGCTATACCAAAAGTTTTGCTTTTATCGGCGATCATGATTTTACTATACCTTCTCGCGAGTTTTCTGTGTATAATCCAAAAACAAAACGTTTAGAGAAACTGCAAATACCTTCCTATGAGATTAAAGTCAAAAGTGTCAAGCCGCCGCAAACACCAAAAGAAAACACTATTTTGGATGCCGGAGCGCAAAAAGAGAATAGCATTGGCGATAAAACTCAGATTAAGCATAAGGATCAAAATGAATTTATCGTCTCCTGGTGGATGCTCATTGTCTCTTTTGTCTTCGGGCTGGCAGTCATGTATGTACTTTCGGCGGGATTGCCAAAATGGAAGTATGCTGCCGGCAAAAATAGCCTCAAAACTTCCGAGGCACTAAAAATACTTTATCCGCATATAAGCAAATCTGCCGAAGTGGAAGAAATGGTTCGAAAGTTGTATGCAAAGAAAAATGGAGATAAAAATATTCAAATAGATAGAAAAGTACTCAAAGAAATGATGGAGCAATTTATATAGCTTAAAAGAGAAAAGAAGAGCCCCTAACTCAAAATATGATGAAGCCTATTGGCCTCTTGCATCCATTTGTTGAGAGTGTCCCACTCTTCATTTTCAACCATTGTGCGGCATTTATCCAACTCTGTTTCAAACGCTCCAATAGCTTGGAGTAAATTGGTTTTGTTTTGTCTGAAGATATCTTCCCACATAGTTGGAGAAGATTTGGCAATCCGGCTCATGTCTCTAAAGCCTCCCCCCGCAAGAGCAATGATGTTATTTCTGTCCTCTTGCTGCATCACACTGTTTGCTAAAGAAAAACTTAATGCGTGAGGCATATGAGAAATAAATGCTGCATGCCTGTCATGCTCTTTGGAGCCCATAAAAACAAGCTTCATGCCTATTTGCTTGAAGAGTCTTTTGGCTGCTTCTTGTTGATAGGCGCCACTCATTTCCATATCGCACAGCACAACCACTTTGTCGGTATAGAGACCTTCTATCGCAGCAGTTGGCCCAAATTTTTCAGTCCCTGTCATGGGGTGCGCTGTTACAAAATTTTTGCGCAAATGAGAAGGGATCGCGTGCGATATCTTCTCTTTCGTGCTTCCTAGGTCAATGACCGTACAAGCTTCATCTAAACTTTTCATCTGCTGTGCTACAGCGATAATGCTATCTACGGGAATGGTTAAAAAGATAACATCGCAAGCAGTGATCTCTTCCATGCTATTTGCAACGATATCGGCCAAATGTAACTCTAGGGCTTGCGCGGCGTGAGAAGCATTGTGGTCAAATCCGACAATCTTCAGATGAGGCGAAATTTTTTTAAGCGCAAGACCCAAAGAACCTCCCATCAAACCAAGACCGACGATGCCGATAGTTTTTTCTCTCATGCGATTCCTTTGTGATGTGGCGGAAATTATAGCATGATTTTATGAACCTCTTATTGAAAAAAAGATAAACTATTGACAAAATACATACATTAACTAAAGGTTGACAATGAAGATGAAAAAAATTGTTTTTTCGTGGATATTGATAGGATCATTGCTTTTGGCACAAAAAGTAACGCAGATCAAGTTTGAAGGTCTCTCCCATCTGTCCCCGAGTGTTGCGATGGAAATTGCCGGTATCCATGTGGGCGATGAGATGAGCGCGGTAAAGATAAACGAATCGATTAAAAACTTTTTTTCACAAGGGTATTTCAAAGATGTATGGGTAGATCAAAATGGCGGTACGCTTGTATATCATTTTAAAGAAAAATTAGCTATTGCCAATCTGGAAATCAAAGGATACGGAAGCGGCGATGACGCAGATAAACTTTCGCAGAGCATTGGACTCAAAAAAGGTGATTTGTATGATGAGACGCGTGTTAAAAAAGCAAAACAGGAGATTATTTCAAAACTTGAAAGCGAAGGCTACTATGATACTGTCGTTGAAGTGACAACCGCAGCTGTGGGCGAAAGCAGTGTATCTGTTGTCTTTGATGTCAACAAAGGCGAAAAAATAAAAATCAAAAAAATGAATTTTGTGGGAGCCTTGGAGGTGGACCAAAGCGATCTTGAATTGCCGCTTGCAAACAAAGAGGAAGATTTTCTCGGTTGGATGCCTTGGAGAAATGACGGTGTTGCAAAAGTCGATCAGCTGGAGTATGATGCCTACAGAGTTAAAGATGTGTATATGAAACACGGATATTTAGACGCGTATGTCAGCAAACCATTGATGCGTGTAGATTTTGGTTCTTACAATGCAAAAGTAGACTATAAGGTTGCCGAAGGTGCACAATATCGGGTAGGAAAAATTAGTATAGCACAAAACGTGGAAGGACTTGAGAGCGAAGAACTTTTAAGCAATCTTACACTAAAAGAAGGCAAAATCTTCAATATAGACCGCATGAGAAAAGATATGAAATACTTGGAGGAGGCCGTGGGAAATCTTGGATATGCCTATGCTAAAGTTTCTCCGCAAATGAACAAAAATGCTGAAGAAAAAATGATCAACCTTCAATATGTGATTCAGCCGGGCGAGAAGGTAATCATCAATGACGTATTAATCTCTGGAAACGACAGCACAAAAGACAGGGTAATCCGTAGATACATCTATCTTGCTCCGGGAGATCTTTATAATGCCGAAGATTTAAAAGATTCTAAAAATGCTTTAGGCAGAACAGGATTTTTTGAAAGTGTAGAGATCGAAAATCAAAGAGTCTCTGAAGACAAGATCAATCTCCTTGTTAAAGTCAAAGAGACGGCAACAGGAAGTATTTCTGCAGGAGGGGGCTATGGAAGTTATGAAGGCCTGATGTTTAACACAAGTGTATCTGATAGAAATATTTTTGGATCAGGGATTGATGCAAGTGCAGGATTTGAAATCTCAGAGATTTCCACCAGCTACAACCTCTCTTTTACCAACCCAAAAATTTGGGACAGCCAATACAGCTTAGGACTCAATCTCTATAAAAAAGATTATGAGTACATCGACTATA is a window encoding:
- a CDS encoding secretion protein, encoding MKQTKHPYQTRIDPLWIIFGSLGIVIVPFFIWASYARIDQISHARGQVIAAAKTQEIQSAIDGVVEKIFVREGDHVKKDDHLIVLEKSQAQAAYEDSKAKVAALKAALGRLKAEVYEKPLVFDDSLKEYPEFVENQKALFQRRQRALNDDITALNESLALAKEELSLNLPLLKSGDIGATEIIRLKRQIADLKGKISNTRNKYFQDSQAEMTKAEEELSTKKQELVNRTITLERTTISSPMNAVVKNILVTTQGARVRPGDVIMELVPSGDELIIEAKISPSDISFVKRDQPAAVKLDAYDYSIYGIFHGTVKYISPDALVEQSQEGEKYYFRVLITMKQIELLAKNDRTIELTPGMTAQVDIITGNRSVLTYLSKPIIKTFSEALHER
- a CDS encoding ATPase, which produces MSYIINDIKSEISKVLVGQEKMIEGLLAGLLCRGHILLEGVPGLAKTTAVNALAKSLGLNFKRIQFTPDLLPSDIIGTEIYDPTSNSFKIKKGPVFTNLLLADEINRAPAKVQSALLEVMQERQVTIGDESFKIDPPFLVMATQNPVEQEGAYELPEAQLDRFMMKVVVGYNTKEEELEIARRVANNSFESIAQVATVEDLNRIADEVMQVHLDPEIEAYIVELVTATRDPKAYGLEEIAPYIEFGASPRASIDMYKASRAIAYLKGKDYVSPIEIAYIAKEILRHRVILSYEAQAEDVTQDQIIEKILAAVPIP
- a CDS encoding DUF58 domain-containing protein, whose protein sequence is MNKTAKKIILKTKKQVYGEMLGNNASLFQGEGFEFSELREYVYGDDVRKIDWKTTAKLGKPYVKVYKEERELNVVVVSMLGGSVYFGTVRQKSDVIAEVVAILGFSAVKNSDLFSHFVFADDLYSVGKPSKKHFAIHQAVEEVVRFEPLGKEANYAALVEMLVKRIKKKALLFILSDFVGDIDLKFLSKKHDLFAVIVRDRFEENPDQLGYLRLIDMENQKSFEGDIDVQTLKHYKKALHENDEKLYRQFKKRGIRFTKIYTDEEPLLKLMRQMRRA
- a CDS encoding VWA domain-containing protein gives rise to the protein MNQFSFEYPFLLLAILFFVICARWCKQRSRAIFFPHVERLIVQNSPKNSLLEWLKWIGIVSAVVAFASPVITKSYTSSKKEGRDIVLILDASDSMRQGGFDASDPWKNKFDVTKEVVSAFVAKRINDRIGMVTFADVAFISSPLTFEKDFLQNIIQMQQLGMAGKRTAINDAIVQSYSILSRSKAKSKIAILLTDGIENISKVSFEELLKMIQKHDIKLYTIGIGGQHDYDRRYLHALANAGKGQAYGAGNAAMLSKIYEEIDKLEVTKMDNKKTAEYTYLYVYPLFLGILSLLFFIYFRNAKGV
- a CDS encoding VWA domain-containing protein, with amino-acid sequence MSFVYPYLFWVLVVPFALFAVLILTNKERLSRVFDEKVLERLSATKGSVPLAVRHMLMFVALFFMIVAMARPVIEKGDKLVSVEGLHLLVGLDISGSMRSQDQYPNRLEFAKKKIESLFDAMPSDEIGVLAFAHSSFMVAPFTADKETLKEMIKGVDENYINMSSTDFESLAALSVQLLEHKSPKILIVFTDGGDKEALGEFAEILKSNDVDLYAVLLGTAKGAPVIDEKGKPLTQQDGSIAITQRNDALLEVAKNSEGMGVIASNSKEDIEKLVTKIRSKYKNQQQGEVKIKERSELFYYPLGLGLLLLLIALSSIPGKTANSKPPETGNGGKK
- a CDS encoding prephenate dehydrogenase (catalyzes the formation of 4-hydroxyphenylpyruvate from prephenate), which gives rise to MREKTIGIVGLGLMGGSLGLALKKISPHLKIVGFDHNASHAAQALELHLADIVANSMEEITACDVIFLTIPVDSIIAVAQQMKSLDEACTVIDLGSTKEKISHAIPSHLRKNFVTAHPMTGTEKFGPTAAIEGLYTDKVVVLCDMEMSGAYQQEAAKRLFKQIGMKLVFMGSKEHDRHAAFISHMPHALSFSLANSVMQQEDRNNIIALAGGGFRDMSRIAKSSPTMWEDIFRQNKTNLLQAIGAFETELDKCRTMVENEEWDTLNKWMQEANRLHHILS
- the bamA gene encoding outer membrane protein assembly factor BamA, encoding MKMKKIVFSWILIGSLLLAQKVTQIKFEGLSHLSPSVAMEIAGIHVGDEMSAVKINESIKNFFSQGYFKDVWVDQNGGTLVYHFKEKLAIANLEIKGYGSGDDADKLSQSIGLKKGDLYDETRVKKAKQEIISKLESEGYYDTVVEVTTAAVGESSVSVVFDVNKGEKIKIKKMNFVGALEVDQSDLELPLANKEEDFLGWMPWRNDGVAKVDQLEYDAYRVKDVYMKHGYLDAYVSKPLMRVDFGSYNAKVDYKVAEGAQYRVGKISIAQNVEGLESEELLSNLTLKEGKIFNIDRMRKDMKYLEEAVGNLGYAYAKVSPQMNKNAEEKMINLQYVIQPGEKVIINDVLISGNDSTKDRVIRRYIYLAPGDLYNAEDLKDSKNALGRTGFFESVEIENQRVSEDKINLLVKVKETATGSISAGGGYGSYEGLMFNTSVSDRNIFGSGIDASAGFEISEISTSYNLSFTNPKIWDSQYSLGLNLYKKDYEYIDYTQDQIGGTLMLGRQFLRNFHGSVGVGYVDNQSEFADNNNSLYSSYLDDVYKELYNDKYKKSSVYFSLSYDNTDDFYTPREGMLAAVTTELANVSGDDVNLTAYPGGYGNFVKTSGKVGFYYGLEDWIDYDMILRLKGRMSAVSAGDGEKIPTAEKLFLGGLGSVRGYSPYSISPLYDPNDPYSRRMGGKYSASSSVEASIPLSEAAKMRLAFFYDYGMIGEDSFDEIKRSSTGAVVEWQSMFGPINLVFAKALDDEPGDDTASFEFSMGSKF